One Panulirus ornatus isolate Po-2019 chromosome 1, ASM3632096v1, whole genome shotgun sequence genomic region harbors:
- the LOC139762430 gene encoding equilibrative nucleobase transporter 1-like isoform X2, which yields MTRSERVGGVVEVWEEEEEGDQSSPVGVEQCSPQDERFALIFTLTVGCYSVPGVLIGYLLHHAGLRVTRVCAGTMLTISFLFLGMATKESPHWLFPAMILMALGGNQLRMSLVQFGDLFPLHRSTAITLLSGMYAASAAIFLIFQETASRGIARAHVCWFLACVSSLTIFFSFLMPVHHIPVQDNYEPERKTTEAKAAVPLTTSLLSGSSFLHQYWFFMALFAVNNYQQTYNIWITTTACSVREAGLYSLIYSYGSLFCVFFGPVGGVFTDYMVRRASKTRSELSRRVKEIQASFWPLLVTSMSTTITYISILFFHPAAIYISIVSLFITRPCAIAVSNAYLRIRFPADHFNRLLGIYGTVTSLLMFMQYPHFMWAQQMYYPAHVTVLVLLALSYMNPIHLLFTPLMKDAVIIRDNLDEEQQHSAKVNRL from the exons gtgggtgtTGAGCAATGTAGCCCCCAGGACGAGCGGTTCGCCCTCATCTTCACGTTGACTGTTGGATGCTACAGTGTACCCGGAGTCTTGATCGGGTACCTTCTGCATCACGCTGGTCTCCGCGTCACCAGAGTATGTGCAGG GACGATGCTGACGATAAGCTTCCTCTTCCTGGGAATGGCAACGAAAG AGTCGCCCCACTGGCTCTTCCCTGCCATGATCCTGATGGCCCTGGGCGGCAACCAGCTGAGGATGAGCCTCGTGCAGTTTGGAgacctcttccccctccaccgCTCCACAGCCATCACCCTCCTGTCCGGCATGTACGCGGCCTCGGCCGCtatcttcctcatcttccag GAAACAGCGTCCCGTGGCATCGCTCGCGCCCATGTCTGCTGGTTCCTAGCCTGTGTCAGCAGCCTGACGATATTCTTCAGCTTCCTCATGCCCGTCCACCACATCCCCGTCCAAGATAACT ATGAACCTGAGCGGAAGACGACGGAAGCCAAAGCTGCGGTACCGCTGACCACAAGCCTATTGAGTggctcctccttccttcaccagtACTGGTTCTTCATGGCCCTCTTCGCCGTCAACAACTACCAGCAAACTTACAACATCTGGATCACGa cgACGGCGTGCAGCGTGAGGGAGGCGGGCTTGTACTCCTTGATCTACAGCTACGGCAGCCTATTCTGCGTCTTCTTCGGGCCCGTGGGCGGAGTCTTCACCGACTACATGGTCAGACGAGCAAGCAAGA CGAGGAGCGAGTTGTCGCGGCGCGTGAAGGAGATCCAGGCATCGTTCTGGCCCCTGCTGGTCACCTCCatgtccaccaccatcacctacatcagTATCCTCTTCTTCCACCCGGCCGCCATCTACATCTCCATCGTGAGTCTCTTTATAACCAGGCCGTGTGCGATCGCCGTCTCCAACGCCTACCTCAGGATCAG GTTCCCTGCCGACCATTTCAACCGACTGCTGGGGATTTACGGCACTGTAACCTCTCTCTTGATGTTCATGCAGTACCCGCATTTCATGTGGGCCCAACAGATGTACTACCCT GCTCACGTAACGGTGCTGGTGCTTCTGGCGCTGAGTTACATGAACCCCATCCACCTGCTCTTCACGCCCCTGATGAAAGACGCCGTCATCATAAGGGACAACCTGGACGAGGAGCAACAGCACTCTGCTAAAGTCAACAGATTGTAG